The Nesterenkonia xinjiangensis genome contains a region encoding:
- the ispF gene encoding 2-C-methyl-D-erythritol 2,4-cyclodiphosphate synthase: MGPQVAPAETKRPDAEQHRALVVVAAGSGQRLGQGMPKALVDLGGRPLLAHALEAMSPQAAPGLELELLVLVLPGEPEAREKLAALGADHARRTGVEVVVCEGGSSRPVSVARGMDAVTDHARRHGWDAERLTVLVHDAARPLTPGDVAHRVARQVEAGSEAVVPALPVTDTIKRVLPVEETESRAAGVELQAEQVRETVPRAELRAVQTPQGFTLAFLQRAFAHLGDIADAEAEALTDEAMIAEALGVDVVVVPGDARALKITTPADLLAAEALVAEASGAAHDDLAPVSAPAPAETGPGVPMVLTPRVGIGHDVHAVAPASEPREMWLAGLHWPGEQGLTGHSDGDAVAHAACDALFSAAGVGDLGVHFGADTLGTDRPELEGASGARLLQEAARIVRDAGFEIGSISVQFVAKRPKFGPRRVEAQRVLTEAAGAPVALSATTSDGLGFTGRGEGVLATATAVLIPRHEGARTLTAQVG, from the coding sequence GTGGGGCCCCAGGTCGCACCGGCTGAGACGAAGCGCCCGGATGCTGAACAGCACCGGGCGCTCGTCGTGGTGGCGGCCGGGAGCGGACAGCGTCTGGGGCAGGGGATGCCGAAGGCACTCGTGGACCTCGGCGGACGCCCCCTGCTGGCGCACGCCCTGGAGGCGATGAGCCCCCAGGCCGCGCCCGGACTGGAGCTCGAGCTGCTGGTGCTGGTGCTCCCCGGAGAGCCGGAGGCGCGTGAGAAGCTCGCCGCCCTCGGCGCCGATCATGCTCGCCGGACCGGGGTGGAGGTCGTGGTCTGCGAAGGCGGGAGCTCACGACCGGTCTCGGTGGCGCGGGGCATGGACGCCGTCACCGACCATGCCCGCCGGCACGGCTGGGATGCGGAGAGGCTGACGGTGCTGGTCCACGACGCCGCGCGTCCGCTGACCCCTGGGGATGTCGCCCACCGGGTCGCCCGCCAGGTCGAGGCGGGCTCGGAGGCCGTAGTGCCCGCGCTCCCGGTCACCGACACGATCAAGCGGGTCCTTCCTGTCGAGGAGACGGAGTCCCGCGCTGCAGGCGTCGAGCTGCAGGCTGAGCAGGTTCGCGAGACCGTGCCGCGCGCTGAGCTGCGCGCGGTCCAGACTCCGCAGGGGTTCACTCTGGCGTTCCTGCAGCGGGCCTTCGCCCACCTGGGGGACATCGCTGACGCAGAGGCCGAGGCACTGACTGATGAGGCGATGATCGCCGAGGCTCTCGGGGTCGACGTCGTCGTGGTGCCGGGGGATGCGCGGGCCCTGAAGATCACCACGCCTGCGGATCTGCTCGCCGCGGAGGCTCTTGTCGCCGAGGCGTCGGGAGCTGCTCACGATGACCTCGCGCCGGTGTCGGCGCCCGCCCCTGCTGAGACGGGGCCGGGTGTCCCGATGGTGCTCACCCCGCGGGTGGGCATCGGCCACGACGTCCACGCCGTCGCCCCGGCCTCCGAACCGCGCGAGATGTGGCTGGCCGGACTGCACTGGCCGGGCGAGCAGGGGCTGACCGGTCATTCTGACGGTGACGCCGTGGCCCATGCAGCCTGCGACGCGCTGTTCAGCGCGGCGGGGGTCGGAGACCTGGGCGTGCATTTCGGCGCGGACACTCTGGGCACGGATCGCCCCGAGCTGGAAGGCGCCTCCGGAGCCCGGCTGCTGCAGGAGGCTGCCCGCATCGTCCGGGATGCCGGTTTCGAGATCGGCAGCATCTCCGTGCAGTTCGTGGCCAAACGGCCCAAGTTCGGCCCGCGGCGCGTGGAGGCCCAACGGGTGCTGACTGAGGCGGCAGGAGCTCCGGTGGCGCTGAGCGCGACCACGTCGGACGGGCTGGGATTCACCGGCCGCGGCGAGGGTGTGCTGGCCACCGCCACCGCAGTGCTGATCCCCCGGCACGAAGGGGCACGGACCCTGACGGCACAGGTCGGATAG
- a CDS encoding CarD family transcriptional regulator, which yields MIFEVGETVVYPHHGAATIEEVKMRTIRGEEKMYLKLRVSQGDLTIEVPAENVDLVGVRDVVGKEGLEHVFDVLRAEYTEEPTNWSRRYKANLEKLASGDVNKVAEVVRDLWRRENDRGLSAGEKRMLAKARQILVSELALAKKLEEDAAEKLLDDVLDEAPKPKDAEPASAKK from the coding sequence ATGATTTTTGAGGTCGGCGAGACAGTTGTATACCCGCACCACGGCGCGGCGACCATCGAGGAAGTCAAGATGCGCACGATCCGGGGCGAGGAGAAGATGTATCTGAAGCTCCGAGTCTCCCAGGGTGACCTGACCATCGAGGTTCCTGCAGAGAACGTCGACCTGGTCGGCGTGCGGGATGTGGTCGGCAAGGAGGGCCTCGAGCACGTCTTCGACGTCCTGCGGGCTGAGTACACCGAGGAGCCGACGAACTGGTCGCGTCGGTACAAGGCCAACCTGGAGAAGCTGGCCTCCGGCGACGTGAACAAGGTCGCCGAGGTCGTTCGAGACCTGTGGCGTCGGGAGAACGATCGAGGCCTCTCCGCTGGAGAGAAGCGGATGCTGGCCAAGGCACGGCAGATCCTGGTCTCGGAGCTGGCACTGGCGAAGAAGCTCGAGGAGGATGCGGCTGAGAAGCTTCTGGATGACGTCCTGGACGAAGCTCCGAAGCCCAAGGACGCCGAGCCGGCGTCCGCGAAGAAATGA
- a CDS encoding glutaredoxin family protein, whose protein sequence is MVQKTSPGQQHDRSVLVEVLTKQGCHLCEEAVAVTVEVCAEFGVQPVEVDLTEDPETLARHAEEIPVLRIDGQVRDFWRVDPVRLRRLLGEALKA, encoded by the coding sequence ATGGTCCAGAAGACGTCCCCGGGGCAGCAGCACGACCGGTCGGTGCTCGTCGAGGTGCTCACCAAGCAGGGGTGTCACCTGTGTGAGGAGGCTGTGGCGGTCACCGTCGAGGTGTGCGCGGAGTTCGGCGTCCAGCCTGTGGAGGTGGATCTGACCGAGGACCCCGAGACGTTGGCGCGTCATGCCGAGGAGATCCCGGTGCTGCGGATCGACGGCCAGGTGCGCGACTTCTGGCGAGTGGATCCGGTGCGCCTGCGCCGTCTGCTGGGTGAGGCCCTGAAGGCCTGA